In the genome of Fusarium graminearum PH-1 chromosome 2, whole genome shotgun sequence, the window CGTCAACCCTACGATTGCGCGACAGGTCGAAGGTTTTCTGCCTGAGGAATCGGATCATTTGCTATCGTTTCTTAAAAATCATATTCGGAGTTTGGATTTTAGCTGTAGGGTTAAATGGGAGACGGGGACGGTTGTGGTTTGGGATCAGAGGACGGTGGCGCATTCAGCAGTGCCTGATTTCCAGGATAATGAGAGGAGACATATGGTGAGGATCATTCCTTATGGGTCGCAGCCACAACCTGCTTTCCAGTAGATCAAACTACTGAATATCATTGGAGTCTTTGAACGTTAGTGGCAAGATGGACTAGGAGATGGAGGCACATTAAACCACATGTAATTGCTATAACAGACTAATACACAGACAGTTCCACCTTTGATATAACTGCTAATTTACATATAATACAATTTCGTCTCTCTCAGTTGCGATTCGCAGTAGTCCAGCGATACGCAGGATCAATGAGGTGATTCTCAACGTCAACCACTGGCATCCCACCCAGTGTAGAGCGACTTGCTGTACTGTCGACAGATCGACGATTATCCGATCGTTCATTCATGACTTTGTTGTATCTCTTACTTGCGGGAGAGAGGGCGCTGAGAGAAAAGCGACGCTTGGAGCTGGATATTTGTGAGTGGTTGGTCTGCGTAGGGCTATGTAGAGACATACTTGGGAGCCATTGTATTGCTTTGGAAGAGTAATTTTTGGAGTTTAGAATGGTTCTTATAAGATTCTTTGAGACAGTTCAAGTTACTTGTGTTGATTTCCTATTGTCGGGAATGAGTATGGGTTTATATAGATCTAAACCACGATGATCAATACCAAGCCAAGACGCCATCTTCTCACtgatcatcatcacagaGACGTCTTGTCAATCAAATTACCTCATAACGCTCATCGCTACCCTAAAGGCACCATCACCGCCACTGACACCTGAAGTAGACACTCAAGTCAGTGACATCAGCTTAGTCCAGTAGAAGACGCGCACATCGACCGCGCCGCAGAGATGACGATAGTCGGCGTGGAAGCAGATTTATCCAGATATATAACCATCCAATCACGACCATAGGTCTAAGTAGGCTCTGATCTAGGGGTCCTGGGGTTGTAGATCATTGCGTCTTGATCGTCTTTACCTATTTATAAGCTTTCGTCCCTTGGGACCCTGAAAATCACAAATGCTACCCAAGTGCGTCATGAGGTGTAATGTTTTCGAGACTATGGGGAAATGAATTGACAAACACTCTTGCTGTGCAGCTTGTGGCTGTATATACTGTACTTTCTCAAGCCTTTTGTGAATCAATGTCAAGTGGCGACTTCGCCATCATTTGCTTGACACAACCTGAGTCCGGTTTCATTTCGCAATATCTGCACCATCATCCAAAACATGATAACTCAGCGCTGATCGTAACATTTAAGGACTTCTCACGAGACGCAGGTCATCTCTCCagcatctccttcatctccaccacAAACTCATCGACCTTGGTGATCAAGCTCATATGACTCTCCCCCTTCAAAACCCTCAACTCCGCCTGAGGCATCAACTCAACAGCTTTCTCACTCACTCTCAGCGGAACATTAACATCCTGGTCGCCATGCCAAAGTATCATCTCGCCCTTTTTAACTTTGACGTCCTCCAACTTGAAACCCCAATCACTCCCAAACAATCTCGCTTCCCATGCCGTGGCATACCCACCTTGTTTCATAGCCTCCCTGGTAGATCGTAGAAGAGATCGCCTCAAATCAGGATGATTCGTCCAGATTTCTGCATCGCTCGGTGATCTCGCAGTCATATCCTTATCCATCATATCCTCCAATTTCTCCGGATGTTCCGTGTCGCGCGCTGTGGTGCCTAGTAATTTATCTACTATCCATCCCAAAGGGCCCGTGGCGTACGGCGCGACATTAAACATGATACGGGTCATGGCAAGCATTCCCTGTGTGGAAAATGAAAGGGGCATACATCCAGCTACCGTGCCTATACCGACGAGTCTCTCACGAGGTATTTCCTTTAGACACGCGATCGCATAGGGACCACCGCCTGAGACTCCAAGGACGGCGAAGCGCTGTGCTGAGAGAAGATCGGCTAGTTCGAGGATATCTTTGGGATAGTCTAGAATAGATCTGTTGTCTTGGAATGTCGAGTCGCTATATCCTGGGCGTGAAGGCGCAATGACGCGTAGACCGTGCTTGAGAGCCGTGCTGTGTGTCAGGTAGCCTTCGTGATGGGACCCTGGAAAGCCATGGAAGTAAAACATTGTAGGTGCAGCGGGATTATCCGTGCCGTAAATCGTGTAGGCCACTTTTCTTCCGTCCGCCAAAGTGAcggtcttgtcttgatagTCTTCCATATCGGGCCTACTAAATTACAaaagtatgtatgtatgaCAGAAGAAGGGAAGCTACAATTGATTCCATGTCAGATTGTGGTCACGTGCAGTCCCGAGTGGGATGTTACGCAGACACTATCGGGAATAAAATAAATGGATCATGTTGCGTGGGTTCAAGGCGAGCCTTTGCGGTGTTTATTTTACAATTGATAGCTCCAGAGGTCAACAGTTCTATGTCCTGAGTATACCGGCTCGATTTATCCGCTTCTTCACAAGCttaatttaattaatttTCAAttgttcatcatcaaatAACTTCCATAACTTAGTCTTAGCTTGTGCTGGTTCTGGAACGTGACTTATCGTGACCTTAAGCTTGCGAGTGGCAGTACAGGGTAGCTAATCGCGCAATAATCATCATTCTTCTATGTTGTTGAATTAAACATGGGATAATCTCTTCGATGCGACAAAGAGCCGCTAATGTCTGGACCTGATTCACGAATCGATTCTTCACAAACCAATGCAGCTTCCAACCTCTTGCAATTCGCTACCGGAATGATAGGATACTCTCCGTTAGCGAGATAAATCACTATAGTATTGAAGCCTACCCAGCATTCACGGTGCGCATACACCAACCGAAACGAGTAAGGTAATAGATAAAATCTAAACTCTACTAGCATTCTACCTTCACCCTCCAATCTAACCATCTCGTCATACGTTCTTGTCATGGAGGGTCATGAGACAGTATAATTCCACAATCGGAAGCATGTGAGTACATTCCGGCAGAACCATCGGAGCTATCCTCAATCCCAGGCCAATAATGAACGCATAATGTTCCATCCGATCTTCTGTAGCAAGCGGCAACCCATGCAAACGAGAGGCTCAGCCGGCTATTCTGCTCCACGGCAGAAGACACTTCCCCGCAAGGAACAACCTTGTCAGTCTCAGGCACAGCTGCAAAATGTAAGccatccaagacattgtAGATGAGATCCTGTACATATGCTTAAAAACTAGTGCAATGTCTGACTATTCCACCTTGACTCAGAAACGGCCCTTCTTTCTCTCGGTTGGAATACATTTCCCTTCTTTCCGTCCACGTAATCTTGGCAACTAAACTAATCATCACGATGCCTATTACACGGTTCTTCTCCGGACCCCGTAGCATACGTCGGTCCGCATGGCCGGGGCCACTAGGACAGAGCCGTACATGATATCCGCTCCCCTTTCGATAGTTGATCACGCTCCCGCCAAGGACCCCTAGTAAATCAATGGTAGGTGGGAAAATGTGGATTAAACCGGTAATGACAGGGGTTTATGAAACTCGCTCCCTTTTTCAGGTCCCAATATTTGCAGCCAGGGTTGACGGCCCGAACTCCGCATTGCTTGTTCATCACAAAAAACTCCCAAGTTTTTTTGCATCTCCACATTGTTTTGTCTAAATGCAGGGGTCAACACCCGCAATTCGTTACTCCGGAACTCGGTAGATGTTCCCTTTGAGATGGGGACCTGGGGACGAAATGTGACCTTGTTTCGAATCGGGACATCGGAGCGTACGGAGGTCTGGGGTTCTTGATTGGTTACGGAGGCATAATTCTCATGTTAATGAGGGATACGGCTTCAGCTTGATGGGCCTGATTCACCAAAAGTTGCCTGTTGAGCGCGGATCTCGACTTGGCTTTTTCGGATGGAGTCCTAAACTGGCCGGCCCCTATCTGTACCATGTAGACGAGGTATGATCGTGAACAGTAAAAAAATATAGATATAAACCGAGTCGACGATGCATCGAAATATCTTGTTTCTCACCACACTCAGTCACTCACTACTAAGACTCTCGCTCACTCATAGCTCCTGCCcaacatgaagttctctcctcttctcctctcaactcttctcgccaacacGGTCGTGGCCCAGACTCCTGACAAGACCCAGGAGAAACACCCCAAGATCGAAACATACCGATGCACAAAGGCAAAGGGCTGCAAGAAGGCGACAAACTACATCGTCGCCGACGCAGAGCTTCACGGCATCAGCCAGGCCAACGGCCAGAGCTGCGGTAACTGGGGTGAAGCCGCCAACTCCACTGCTTGCCCCGACGAGGCAACATGTGCCAAGAACTGCAAGCTCTTTGGCATGAACGAGGCTGCGTACAAGGCCAAGGGTATCAGCACCTCTGGTAACGCTCTCCGTCTGGAGATGCTGCGCAACGGCCAGTCTGTTTCTCCCCGTGTTTACCTCCtcgaggagaacaagaacaagtatgagatgctcaagcttACCGGTGCTGAGTTCTCTTTCGATGTTGAGACTCAGAAGCTTCCTTGTGGTATGAACGGTGCTCTGTATCTTTCTGAGATGCCTGCCGATGGTGGAAAGAGCACGAGCAAGTACAGCAAGGTCGGTGCTGCTCAGGGTGGCGGATACTGTGATGCTCAGTGCTATGTCACACCTTTCATCAACGGAGTGGTAAGTTTATCCTGAAAGTCTTGTTAATAACCTCAACTGACATAGTTTTCAGGGTAacatcaagggcaagggtgtCTGCTGTAACGAGATGGATATCTGGGAGGCCAACTCTCGCGCCACCCACATTGCTCCTCACCCCTGCAGTGTCCCCGGCCTTTACGGCTGCACAGGTGCCGAATGCCAGAAGGATGGTATCTGTGACAAGGCTGGCTGCGGCTGGAACCATAACCGCAACGGCGTTCCTGATTTTTACGGACGCGGCAAGAACTTCAAGGTCGACACGACCCGCAAGTTCACAGTTGTCTCGTCATTCCCCGCCGACAAGAGTGGCAAGCTCACAGAGATGCACCGCCACTACATCCAGGACGGCAAGGTGATCAAGAGCGCCGTCGTCACCCTCCCCGGACCCCCCAAGGTTACCGGTAACATCATCACCGACAACTACTGCAAGGCCTCGCACGCAGACGACTACATCCGTCTCGGCGGCACAGAGGAGATGGGCGATGCCATGACCCGTGGTATGGTTCTCGCCATGAGTGTCTGGTGGAGCGAGGGCGACTCCATGGAGTGGCTCGACGGACAGGGTGCTGGCGCTGGACCCTGcaccaaggaggagggccTCCCTAAGAACATTGTCAAGGTCGAGCCCAACCCTGAGGTTACGTTTAGCAACATCCGCATTGGCGAGATCGGGTCGACACACGCGGTGAAGATGCCTCGCGTGTATGGCGCTCACCGCCTGTAAAGTCCCACTTGGATCCATCGATTGGAGCCAGAGGTTTGGGAATATGCAAAACAGTTGTCACTAGCCACTGACACGTGTTTGTCGGGcggcgaaaaaaaaaactcgCACTTACAGGGGTAGTTGTTTCTTgtatatattatattattcTCGAATATATTCAAACATTTTCAGTTACACAACAAAGTCAACTCTATTCTCATCTGACTTATTCTTCTTACATCGTGACTAATCCCTAGTGGCGTACActagtcttgtctttcccCAATGTACGGATTCTGGGCTCTAGAGCCCTCCAACATCAAGTAAGTCTCGTGTCTGTACGTCATTTCTCGGCTGTGGCTGACCCTCCCTCCCCCcagcaagaacaaaagacaaaacGTCATGGGTCTTTTATCctctgaagaacaagaaattCCCCGTTCTCTCCAACTCAGCCACTTGGAGCATCACATTCCAATGCCTCGCTCACTCTCCGCCATCTCAAATCTTGAGATTCGCGATCTGAACCGTGATCAGGTCCGCTTTTATCATCCTGGTTATTTGAAGCCTTTGAACCTGCTCTTTTGTCTGCCACGCGTCGACTACGAACCCCTCCGAGGCGCTTGGGGTGTTCATTATCGCACTGCTCTTACGGCTTGTCAGATCATTGCGAATAATGCTTTTGGTACTGGCAGGTTGGCTAGGGATGAGCGAGGAAAGGATATAGTCGCCGATGATGATCAGATTTTGCTGAACCGGGATTATTGGTTCTTTATCGATGGTGAAGGTATATCACTCACTTTTtataagaaacaaaacaataCTGACCTCTTGCAGACCGATACCCTATTGTCCCTAGTTTCAGAGACTGGCAATTCCCTCATGATAAATTGCCCGACTGGTGGACTGCCCCCGAATGCGCAACCACTCTTCATAGCAAGCGATGCGCCGTCACAAACACAAGTTATGCATTTACATGGGCTCATTTGATTCCCCGAGATGAGCAGCAATGGTTCAACAAGAACGGAATGGGTCTTTACGGTGGTGGCTCACACACTATCGACGACCCTCACAACATCCTCCCCCTCAAGGCTGATCTCTACGTCTGCTTTGACCAGAGCGTTTTCGCCCTCATCCCCAAAGTCGCCAGGTCAGCAAACGGCGCCGAGACAAGCAACCAGTATGTACTACATGTCCTCGACGGTAGAGAAGCAGAGTTCGCAGCGTTGTACCAAAATCGCAACGTCGAAACACTCGCAGAGGGAAGCAGAGAGTATCTATTTGCCCGCTTCGCATGGTCCATCTTTTCATTCCTCAAACCTTTCCTCACATCTGGCGTCGGTCGTCGCGTCGTGCGCTATCGCGTCCGCTCAGcagatgaggacgaagatgaagagcatTTGGTATCTGAGATGCAAAACATCTTTTTAGATTCTAGAAAGTTGGATCAGTTGTATGGTGGCGTCAGAGGAAGACGCGCGCCATCGCTGGAGGGGTCGTAtgtggatgttgaggatgagtgggatgatgagaaccCTGGACggaatgagatggaaggatGACTCGATTATGGCATGATTTATGCATGGGAATGAATACGGATTAGGTTGGGCTGGGATTATGAGCGTTTGGATTTTGGAAAACGGTTGGGAATTTGACAACAGATATTGTTTTGCTATATTGAATGGATTATGCTTTGCAATGAGAAGATATGACTTTTCTCCATTTTACAGTTGTTTATCTATACTCGATTGTCTACATGTCCTCAGATGAGTTACTTGTCTTGATATTGAGAAAGGTGTGTGATTGCGAATCATCTGAGGAACTGCCACGCTGTGTTACTGATCTCATCTCTTGTTTACTTGAACCTAACTGTTAAACTGGAGCTACCCTGTGGTACTAGGGAAAATATCTCTTATATAattaataatataatatCTCTATATTAATTAGAATATTAGCAACTAATTTTTCGCATAGGATTTAAAGACATATAAGATATTCCTACCACCAGTGTAGATATGTAAGCTATGTCAATGCTGTCTACAGATTACTGAGCCTCAAGTGACCAAGTGGTAAAACATCATTAAGTGAATACATATAACCCTCCAAACGCATGGGATTAAGCCGATTCAACATGCCTTAGTCAGGTTAGCTAAATATGGTACTACCTATTAGCTTTGAGCGTTCCTAGCAGAGAGTTACACTGCGTAGATACTATTACGACCATGGATATACAGCTTATTCTCGACAAACTGCATGTTCACAGCAGTGTCACCTTCCTTGACCTTAATTTTGCACAGAAGAACTCCATCGTCGCTCCATACATCAACAGCTCCAGCCACACCACCATAGACTCTACCATcagcatcaaccttgactcCATCAGGGAAACCAGCATCCTCATAAGTGAACAAGCGAGCGGGAGGAAGAGTAGATCTCTTATTGATAACATCAAACTCATAAATGTTGCGGTTTCCATCGGCGTCAGCAGACGTGAGCCCACGGTCACGATCCAAGAGTAATCGTTGGATGTGATACCCCAATCCTTACCCATATCAGCGGTATATGCATTGCTGATGTTACCGCGGTCGATGTAGGATACAAGATAAAGCGATCCGACCCTGTCACAGATCAGTAACTCAACTAGCTGATGAGGTAGTACAAGAACTCACAAAGGAATCAAGCACCAATCGAGCTTGCGAAGAGCCAACCGCTCTTCCTCAGGCGTCCAACGGCTTTCAACTTCGTTTGCCCCATtgtcttctcatcatctggaAGATCCGTGGTctcgagatgttgagaaTCCTGAGTCGGCTTGACAGAAGGGACGTCTTTGTGAGCCATGGtgtaacaaacaaacaagcttCAACAGGTTCTTGGGCAGGTGACTTGCAGATGTCTGTCCTTGAAGAGGATCGGACTTGAAGAACCAGGTTGAAATATCCTTTAAGTAAGAGATCTCGCAAAGACGCGTTTCCCCAGAAAACTGGGGTAAGATCTGGGGTAGAGGTGACAGTGCACAGTTGACAAATTCCGTGATGGAGATTTCTTCGCTCGTGGCTTAACCTAGTCATTGAACTTGGGGTAGTGGTCACCTGCTTCGGCATGTTACCGACACTCCGAAATGGGAGCCTCGGAATTTTCATAACATACCGAATGCTCGCAAACATCCCGTGGAGACGTGTATTGTTATGATGGACATGTTCTAGCTGGTCCATGTTGAATAACACATcagttgttgagaagaaatgACTGGACGACCTGCATTCAACGAGTTGCCTCTCCGGAGCGGTGACCCAAAATACTCAGCTTGGGGTCTCTGGGGACACAACGACGAACTGGGAACCCTCAATCATTTGTCGCCTACTGTTACAAAGGATGctgtcaaagacattgttaCCGGGCAGCACATCTCACTCAAGTAAGTGATTGCTGTTACATGGTCTATATCCATCTGGTGTCTAACATGTACAGTTTGTCAATCGATGCCTTCAAACAGCCTATGAACCCCGTGCGAAAGCCATGCCGACACCACATAATTGCCAAAGGACACGCCAATGACGACGAGGTTAGTGTCTGTCTCAATTGATAACATTTGTTGCCGTATACTTATACCCACTACGACCAGCTTCACATCAACACTCAAGGCTCCAGTCATTGGGACGGTTTGCGGCATTACCCCTACCAGGACAGTTTACTGTACTACAATGGGGTAACACAAGAGGACATATCTGGAATGACACCGAATGACAAGATTGGCATCCAAAGTAAGCATTTCCCGACCATTACATATCCAGCATCACTGACGATGGACCCCAACAGACATTTCGAAACGCGGTATcgttggaggagatgatgcagTGGCATTGGGATAACCAGTTCGCTGCCGTCGCAAGTGATACCGTTGCTTACGAAGCTTGGCCTAGCAAGCGACCAGCTGCTGTTGCGCTTCATGAGGTCTTCCTTAGCGGTTGGGGTATGCCTATCGGGGAAAGCTTCGACCTCGAGACTTTGGCAGACAAGTGTCGGGAAGAAGGGCGCTGGTCTTTCTTTGTGACTAGTATTCCTCTAGACATTCCTGGGGGCGTTGCTAGTCCCCCATGTGCCGTAGCAATCTTGTAATATGACGTTGAAGTAATTAATAAACGCACGATGAAGAACTATAGGCGATGATGTAGAGATCAATTTGCTATGAACGTCGCTGGCACTCTGGAATAGAATGGTTTACGAGTACGGGCGAGTTTCCCTACCTGCAAGTACAGGGTACGAAGAAGGCGAGAGATGTCGAGCGGAACCTATCACAGTCCCGTAatcatcaaggttgagtcGGGATACGTAGTTTTTCAAAGCATTATTAACGGAAGAAGTACGCTAAATCTACACTGAATAAGTCATCCATCACGGGGTGAATTGATGATAGATCCACGGGCAGTGGAGGACTTGTCTCAATCTCTTCCGAGATTATCCTGTTGAGATGGATCTCGTCTGTGTACTGGTATTCTCAATTACTAAGTGTCACGTGAAAGCAGTGGAGGCTAATGGCGACGAATTTATCCATGATTCTCTGGTCAACGAGGATCAGACCTATTTGTGTGGTCTGGAGGACAAGAACGTCGTGGCCGTAGCTAGTTCTGTTTTTACCAAGTTTGGAACGGATAAGTCTCTTTTCGGTAGAAGTTTAATTAAATTCAGAGTAAAAAGTACCTATAAGCAGGTAAGTATAACTCCTTACAATAATAGCGGACCTCAATTATGCAGATCATCTAATCCTTACAAGTGTGTGTTCCATCCAAAACGCTTCCAATCTCATCCAACTTTCTCTGCCAAGCGTCTGACTCAACCTTGATATCCTTCAACTGGTCCTCGTTCGGTCCCTCAGCGTCCACAAAGACATTCTCGCCAAGCGTCATTTTACCTTCATATAATTCATCATCGAGGTCTTTGAGTAAATCTGGACCCTCGGCATCACTAGCCTTGGGGTCTTTCCAGACAGAAACCTTGAATTCCTTTTTactggagaagaaaaagtctTCGCCTAGATCCTTGTTTCGCTCGGCGAATGGTTGCATCGAGGCTTCGGGGATTTCAACGAGGCCGAGTATTAAACCCTGGGAGAGGTTGCCAGTGACTGAGGATGGGAGTGGTGGGGTGAAGGTGACATTGCTGGCAGAGAGGGAAATGTTAGGGGACTTGACCAAGGCGTGGGTGATGTGAAGTTCGTCTTCTGAACCGTAGAGGTAGAAGGGCATGAACTCGTCAGGATAATCGATGTCACGATTGATCGAGTTGAGTGGACgactcttgatcatggacTTGAGAGTGATGACGCCTTGCGCCTTCTCATAATCCCTGAAAATGGTTAACACAGATCTGAATGAGGGGAGGGATACATACTGCAAACCATTCTCATACAAGGTAACAGTCAGCTGGGTTCCGTCTGGAATACCGCTGAtgacatcgacaacaaacaGCTCGTCAGTCGTCTCCAGCATAAGGACAGTATCATGACTGTCCTCAAGGCTCTTCTGGTAGAACTTTGTCAGGGTGCCGTCCAGCTCGGCAGATAGAATAACCTGCTGTCTTCGAGTAACGCTGTGGAACGAAGCTTGGAACACAAGATACACCTCGGGTGCATTCGGTGACCCTTGCACAAGGAACTGCAGTTTCTTGGCTCCGGGGTCATTCCTCTCTCTGCacttcttgacctcttctATGACGACGTTCTCCAAGTCATGCAtgatggtggagatgaagTCCTTCTTTGTAGGGAAAGGACTCATGACGACGTTGCGGATGACAAAGAGACTTTGGTCTGATTTGTGAACGCCCATTCTCTCCATGAACTTGTGCGCACATTTACCATAGTCCTCAGGTAGGAATTGAGTTGAGGTGAGATAGATAGGAATAGTAGAAGGATCAGTGTTGGGAGAAGTGATGGAAAGTCTATCAACGACTCTTTTCATGAGGTAATTCGCCTCTTCAAGATCAGTGTTTAAAatgccatccttgtccttccaATTGAAGGTGAAGcagttgatgttggtatcAGAGCCCAAGTCACGAATGATCTTCATGGCTTCCTTTGACTCGAAGATCTCGGTGTCGGTCTTCCCGATGATGAGGTCGCGGATCTTCTTGCGCTCGTTCATGACAGATGTGGAGAGGAACTTTTTGTTGCCGTGATTCTCGGATGGAAGCATATTGAAGGGGATGCACATAAAGTATTCGTTGTCCATGGTTGCGTAGTGAGCTGAGATCTAGCCTTTGTTAGTATTAAAATTGCCAAATGATAATTGGAGCAACTTACCCTTGCGCTTGTAAAGGTTGCTTCACCAAGTAGTTTGCCGTagccttggtggtgaagacCGATGGTTTGGTTGGAGAACCATGCTGACATGGCTGCAGCACCGGGCTTGCTAATGGTAACAGTCAGTGACAGGTTCCTCCAGTGTCCAAAAATACTTGCCTTCCCTCGACACCATAAACGCCAATATTCTCTGCCGACCCTTGCGAAAGGTACGGACCCGACCATGTAACAAGGTGTC includes:
- a CDS encoding endoglucanase type C precursor; protein product: MKFSPLLLSTLLANTVVAQTPDKTQEKHPKIETYRCTKAKGCKKATNYIVADAELHGISQANGQSCGNWGEAANSTACPDEATCAKNCKLFGMNEAAYKAKGISTSGNALRLEMLRNGQSVSPRVYLLEENKNKYEMLKLTGAEFSFDVETQKLPCGMNGALYLSEMPADGGKSTSKYSKVGAAQGGGYCDAQCYVTPFINGVGNIKGKGVCCNEMDIWEANSRATHIAPHPCSVPGLYGCTGAECQKDGICDKAGCGWNHNRNGVPDFYGRGKNFKVDTTRKFTVVSSFPADKSGKLTEMHRHYIQDGKVIKSAVVTLPGPPKVTGNIITDNYCKASHADDYIRLGGTEEMGDAMTRGMVLAMSVWWSEGDSMEWLDGQGAGAGPCTKEEGLPKNIVKVEPNPEVTFSNIRIGEIGSTHAVKMPRVYGAHRL